Within the Vicinamibacterales bacterium genome, the region CTAAGGCGCAGCCGTCTGTCGTCAGCCGCCGCCGGTGGTGAATGTCAATGATGCCGGCGCCAGCGGCTGGTTGTCGACGTTGCTCAGGATGCCTTCCAGCAGTTCGAGTTTGACGGTGCGATAGCGATCCAGCGGCGCGGACGGCTTGATCTCCAGCGCGCGGTTGCCCTCGTTGTAGCGCACGGTGACCGCCGGCGGCGCGTCGGATCCCCCCGCCGGCGTCGGGCCCACGTACGACAGGCGGACGCGATCGCGGAAAGTGCGGCCGTCCATGTCGCGCGAGAACTGGATGCGGATCGCGGCGCCTCGCTCGACGTCCACGTCGCCCTGCTGCGGAACGCTGAAGATGATCTCGGGCGCCGGAGCGGGAGGAGGGGGCGGAAGCGAGACTTCGATCGCGGTGTCGCTCGGGGGGGTCGCCTCGGTTATCGACGTCGCTTCGATCCAGGCCAGCGGCCCCGTCCGGCGGACGGTGCCGGCAACCTGCACCCACCGCCCGGTGTCGGCGCGGGCGTTGACGTCGAGGTCGAAGTTGCGGCCGCGCGGCCGCACGCCGGACACCCACACCGACGAATCGGCGGACTGCAGCACGAAGTCCCATCGCCCCCTGGTGCCGGCTCCCTGAGGCAGATCGGCGAACAGGTTGGCGCCGCGGAAGCGCCCGGTCACCGTCACTCCCTTGCCGACGTACCGATCCGGCGCGAGCGCCAGCGCCCGCACCGTCGGTTCGACCGGCAGCGGCGATTCGACGGTCGTGGCGTTCAGGATGATGAAGACCTGGTCGCGCGCCGGCCATTGTCCGTTCGCGGCGGCGTCGAGGATCGGCTGGAAGTTGACGTTCGAGAACCGCGAATCGGTGCGCTCGAGCCGGCCGACGTCCCAGAACTCGCCGCGCACCTCGCTGTCGCGCGGCGCGCTCGGCGAATCGCGCCAGAACACGAAGATCGGCTTCGCCGTCCCGGCCAGCCTCATGAGCGGTCCGGCGGGCTCGACGTCCCGGCGCACGGCGATCTGCTTGCCGTGGTAGAACACCGGCGCCGCGATCAGCGCCTCGGGCGTCGCCGCCAGGCGCGACGCCGGCTGCGCGACCAGCGGCGCAGCGAGGCACCCGAAGAGACCGGCCGAACCCAGGGCGACGTTCCAGAGCACTCTTTGCACGGTCAACCCTTCGTCCCCCGCTAGGACAGCTTTCTCTGCGCCGCCCGCGCGAGGACGACGCCCAGCGCGGCGAAGAGCAGGCCGCCGGCCACGATGCCGATGGTTCCCTCGTGGAGCACCGGCAGCACGCCGGTCGTCTCGTCGCCCGCCTCAATCAGACGCCGCCCGAACAGGATCGCGTACAGGATGCCGGCCAGCGAGCCGCCGGCGATCAGGCCGGAGCTGAACAGCGTGCCCGACCCGACCTCCGATTCTTCCGCCACGCCGGTCCTGCGCTCGACGAACCAGCGCACGAGGCCGCCGGCGAAGATCGGCGCGGTGGTCGCGATCGGCAGGTACGATCCGACCGCGAACGACAGCGAATGGATGCCGCACAGCTCCAGGGTGATCGAGATGAAGACGCCGACCAGCACGAGGCCCCACGGCAGGTTCTGGCTGAGCAGCCCCTTGATGATCGTCGACATCAGCGTCGCCTGCGGCGCGGGCAGCGACTGCGACCCGATGGTCATCACGTTGTGCAGGTAGAGCGTGGTCATGCCGATGACGAGGGAGGCGGTGACGACGCCGATCACGAGGCCGATCTGCTGATAGAGCGGCGTGGCGCCGACGATGAAGCCGGTCTTGAGATCCTGCGAGGTCGCGCCGGCGTTGGCCGCGGCGATGCAGATCACGGCGCCGACGCAGAGCGCGACCGGCGAGTAGACGTCGCCGGTCCAGCCGAGCGCGACGAAGATCGTGCAGGTGAGGATCAGCGTCGCGATCGTCATCCCGGAAATCGGGTTGGACGACGAGCCGATCAGGCCGGTGATGCGCGACGACACGGTGACGAAGAAGAAGCCGAAGATGACGATCAGGATCGCGGCGAGGAAGTTCCCCTGCGTCGGCATGCGGGGCGCCACCGCGAGGAAGAGCGCGAGGGCGAGCGATCCGAGCAGCACGACGATCATCGGCATGTCGCGCTCGGTGCGCGTCTGCTGCGCACCGGTCCTGCCGCCGAAGTCCTTCACGCTGTCGCGGAACGACGAAATGATGGTCGGGATCGTGCGCGCCAGCGTGATCAGGCCGGCCGCCAGCACCGCGCCCGCCCCTGTGTAGCGGATGTAGGCGCTCCACAGCTGCGGGGCCGACATCTGGTCGACGCGCAGGCCGCTGGCAGGCACCGGCGGCAGCGGCACCGTCATGTAGCTGCCGAGAATCGTGAGCAGCGGCAGCAGCACGAGCCACGACAGGACCCCCCCGGCGAACATGACGCCGGCGATGCGCGGCCCGATGACGTAGCCGACGCCCATGTATTCGGGGGAGATGTCCACGTTGAGCGTGGCGTTCGGGAAGAAGCTGCCGCGCGGCATCGAGTAGCCGACTTCCGTACGGAACAGCTGGAAGATCCAGGAGAGCGACTTCCAGAGCGCGCCGACGCCCAGGCCGCTGAACACCGTCCGCGCCAGCGCCCCGCCGCGCTCGCCGGCCACGAGCACGTCGGCGCATGCCGCGCCCTCCGGGTAGGGCAGCACGCCGTGTTCCTTGACGATCAGCGCGCGCCGCAGCGGCACCATCATCAGCACGCCCATGATCCCGCCGGCGAACGCCAGCATCAGGATCTGGAAATAGCTGAAGAAGCCCGGACCGTACGGCGTCAGGAAGATGAGCGCCGGGATCGTGAACACCACGCCGCCGGCGACCGATTCGCCGGCCGAGCCGATCGTCTGGACGATGTTGTTCTCGAGAATCGTCGATCCGCCGAGCCGCTTGAGCACCGAAATGGCGAGGACCGCGATCGGAATCGACGCGCTGACCGTGAGGCCGGCACGCAGGCCCAGATACACCGTCGAGGCGCCGAAGATCAACCCGAACAGAACGCCGAGGGCAATCGCTTTGGCGGTGAATTCCGCCGGGGACTGGATAGCGGGCACGTACGGCTGGAACGTGCCCCGGGGCGGCGGCGCAGGCGGCATACCCGGCGATATTACTCCGGCTCATGACGCGCGGGCGCTGGGCCATAATCTGCTTGTGACGCGGGAGAACAAGCCGGCAGCGGAAACGCGTCCGCGGGTGTTGGCCGAACCGGTATCCGAGCTGACGACGAACCGGCTGTCGGTCTACCTGCGCTGCCTCAACATCCTCGACGCCGAGGGGGTCCGCACCATCTCGTCACAGGCGCTCGCCGAGCAGTTCCACCTGAACGCGGCGCAGATCCGCAAGGATCTGGCGTATTTCGGCGAGTTCGGGGTCCGCGGCATCGGCTATTACGTCAAGGAACTGCGGCGCCACCTGCGGCAGATTCTCGGACTGGATCGCGGCGTCCGCGTCGCCATCATCGGCGCCGGCAACCTCGGGCTCGCGCTCGCCGACTACGGCGGCTTCCGGGACGACGGATTCGAGATCGTGGCGCTGTTCGACACCCTCAAGGAGAAGATCGGGCGCCGCTCGCGCGGCGGCGTCCTGATCCACGACATCCGGGACTTCAAGAAGGTGGCCCGGCGCGAAGAGATCGGGATCGTGGTGGTGGCGGTGCCGGGAGACGCGGCGCAGACGGCGATCAACACGGCGGCGGCGGCGGGGGTGCGCGCCATCCTGAACTTTTCCCCCGGCGCCTTCAGGGTGCCGCGCGGCGTCAAGTTGAAGAGCATGGACCTGACCGTGTCGCTCGAGAGTCTGTCGTTCTTTCTGGTCCAGGGAGAATCGGATGGCTGAGCGGAAGAAGGAAGACGGAACGCGCAAGACGGAAGGACGGTTGACGCACGTCGACGCCGCGGGGCGGATCCGGATGGTCGACGTCGGCGCCAAGCCGGTGACGGCGCGTGAAGCGGTGGCCCGGGGGCACATCCGCATCTCGGCGGACGCCCGCCGTCAGATTCGCGCCGGCGCCCTGAAGAAGGGGGATCCGCTCGAGACCGCGCGGCTGGCCGGGATCATGGCGGCGAAGCAGACGGCGTCGCTGATCCCGTTGTGCCATCCGCTGCCGCTGTCCCATGCCGACGTGCAGATCACGGCGGCGGGCGACGGCTACGATATCGCGGCCATCGTCCGCACGACGGCGCAGACCGGCGTCGAGATGGAGGCGCTGACCGCCGTCTCGGTCGCCGCGCTGACGGTGTACGACATGGTCAAGGCAGTCGACAAGGCGATGGTGATCGGCGGCATCCGTCTCGTCTCGAAGAAGAAGTAGTGCGCATCCTGGTCGCGATCTACAGCGAGTTCCGGTCGTGGTGCATTCCCGAGGCGCAGGTGGCGGCGCTCCGCGGCGAATTTCCGGAGCACACGTTCGTCCGCGCCGACTCGGACGAGGACGCGCTCGCGGCGATCCCGGATGCCGACGTCGCGTTCAGCTCGCGGATCACACGGGCGCACTTCGCCGCGGCGCGGCGGCTGCGCTGGGTGCACAGTCCTGCAGCGGGAGTGGGGGCGATGCTCTTCCCGGAGATGGTCCAGTCCGGCGTGGTGATGACGAACTCCCGCGGGGCCAGCTCCGTCACCATCGCCGAACACGTCATCGCCGTCACGCTGGCGCTGCTGCGCGACCTGCCGCTGGCCTGGAAGCGGCAGGCGGAGGCGGTCTGGGCGCAGAACGAGTTCGACGCCGGCGCGTCCATCCGGACGCTGCGCGGCGTCCGCGTGCTGATCGTCGGTGTGGGATCGATCGGCGGAGAGACCGCGCGTCTGTTCTCGGCGTTCGGCGCGACCGTCGGCGGGATTCGCCGCCGGCCGGACGTGCCGCCGCCGCCCGGCGTTCAGCAGATGCACGGGCCCGCGCAGCTGCACGGGCAGCTGCCGGCGGCCGACGTGGTCGTGCTCGCGGCGCCGCAGACGCCGGCGACCAGACACCTGATCGGCGCGCGCGAGCTGGCGCTGATGAAGGAAGACGCGATCCTCGTCAACGTCAGCCGCGGCAAGCTCGTCGACGAGGCGGCGCTGGTCCCGGCGCTGGCCGCCGGCCGGCTGCGCGGCGCGGCGCTCGACGTGTTCGAACACGAGCCGCTCGATCCCGCCAGTCCGCTGTGGCGCCGCCCGGATGTCCTGATCACGCCGCACGTGTCCGGCTTCCATGCCGGCTACTGGCCGCAGGCGAGGCAGCTCTTCGCGGATAATCTGCGGCGGTTCGCCGCGGGGCAGCCGCTGGTCAACCTGGTCGACAAGGAGGCGGGGTACTAGGCATGAACGACGAAGTGGAACCGCCGCCGCCGCTCACCACGCTCGCGGATCTGCCGTTTCACGTGCTCGGCCGCTTTCCGCGGCCGATGCTGGTCGGGCAGGTGCGGCAGGGCACGATCGCCGGACAGTCGACGCGCGACTGGTTCGACCAGGTGCGGGACGTGTCGCTCGGGCTCGAGGCGCTCGGCATCGGCCGCGGCGATCGGGTGGTCATCATGTCCGAGAGCCGCCCCGAATGGCTCGTCGCCGACATGGCGATCCTCACCCGCGGCGCCGTCACCGTGCCGGTGTACTCGACGCTCACCGCGG harbors:
- a CDS encoding Ig-like domain-containing protein — translated: MQRVLWNVALGSAGLFGCLAAPLVAQPASRLAATPEALIAAPVFYHGKQIAVRRDVEPAGPLMRLAGTAKPIFVFWRDSPSAPRDSEVRGEFWDVGRLERTDSRFSNVNFQPILDAAANGQWPARDQVFIILNATTVESPLPVEPTVRALALAPDRYVGKGVTVTGRFRGANLFADLPQGAGTRGRWDFVLQSADSSVWVSGVRPRGRNFDLDVNARADTGRWVQVAGTVRRTGPLAWIEATSITEATPPSDTAIEVSLPPPPPAPAPEIIFSVPQQGDVDVERGAAIRIQFSRDMDGRTFRDRVRLSYVGPTPAGGSDAPPAVTVRYNEGNRALEIKPSAPLDRYRTVKLELLEGILSNVDNQPLAPASLTFTTGGG
- a CDS encoding oligopeptide transporter, OPT family, giving the protein MPPAPPPRGTFQPYVPAIQSPAEFTAKAIALGVLFGLIFGASTVYLGLRAGLTVSASIPIAVLAISVLKRLGGSTILENNIVQTIGSAGESVAGGVVFTIPALIFLTPYGPGFFSYFQILMLAFAGGIMGVLMMVPLRRALIVKEHGVLPYPEGAACADVLVAGERGGALARTVFSGLGVGALWKSLSWIFQLFRTEVGYSMPRGSFFPNATLNVDISPEYMGVGYVIGPRIAGVMFAGGVLSWLVLLPLLTILGSYMTVPLPPVPASGLRVDQMSAPQLWSAYIRYTGAGAVLAAGLITLARTIPTIISSFRDSVKDFGGRTGAQQTRTERDMPMIVVLLGSLALALFLAVAPRMPTQGNFLAAILIVIFGFFFVTVSSRITGLIGSSSNPISGMTIATLILTCTIFVALGWTGDVYSPVALCVGAVICIAAANAGATSQDLKTGFIVGATPLYQQIGLVIGVVTASLVIGMTTLYLHNVMTIGSQSLPAPQATLMSTIIKGLLSQNLPWGLVLVGVFISITLELCGIHSLSFAVGSYLPIATTAPIFAGGLVRWFVERRTGVAEESEVGSGTLFSSGLIAGGSLAGILYAILFGRRLIEAGDETTGVLPVLHEGTIGIVAGGLLFAALGVVLARAAQRKLS
- a CDS encoding redox-sensing transcriptional repressor Rex yields the protein MTRENKPAAETRPRVLAEPVSELTTNRLSVYLRCLNILDAEGVRTISSQALAEQFHLNAAQIRKDLAYFGEFGVRGIGYYVKELRRHLRQILGLDRGVRVAIIGAGNLGLALADYGGFRDDGFEIVALFDTLKEKIGRRSRGGVLIHDIRDFKKVARREEIGIVVVAVPGDAAQTAINTAAAAGVRAILNFSPGAFRVPRGVKLKSMDLTVSLESLSFFLVQGESDG
- the moaC gene encoding cyclic pyranopterin monophosphate synthase MoaC, with product MAERKKEDGTRKTEGRLTHVDAAGRIRMVDVGAKPVTAREAVARGHIRISADARRQIRAGALKKGDPLETARLAGIMAAKQTASLIPLCHPLPLSHADVQITAAGDGYDIAAIVRTTAQTGVEMEALTAVSVAALTVYDMVKAVDKAMVIGGIRLVSKKK
- a CDS encoding D-2-hydroxyacid dehydrogenase — its product is MRILVAIYSEFRSWCIPEAQVAALRGEFPEHTFVRADSDEDALAAIPDADVAFSSRITRAHFAAARRLRWVHSPAAGVGAMLFPEMVQSGVVMTNSRGASSVTIAEHVIAVTLALLRDLPLAWKRQAEAVWAQNEFDAGASIRTLRGVRVLIVGVGSIGGETARLFSAFGATVGGIRRRPDVPPPPGVQQMHGPAQLHGQLPAADVVVLAAPQTPATRHLIGARELALMKEDAILVNVSRGKLVDEAALVPALAAGRLRGAALDVFEHEPLDPASPLWRRPDVLITPHVSGFHAGYWPQARQLFADNLRRFAAGQPLVNLVDKEAGY